Proteins co-encoded in one Sulfurimonas sp. HSL1-2 genomic window:
- a CDS encoding outer membrane lipoprotein-sorting protein, which produces MQKWLPFLLLFSLNAWAISAYELAQKTDAALSGFHDAVSEMKMTLINANGQTRDRTMLMKVLEGKEGDKSLMEFLTPADVKGTKFLNYEHFDRDDDQWLYLPALKRVKRIASRNKSGSFMGSEFSYEDLGAFNIEKYTYSGDAETVELEGKSYYKTVRIPKEKDSGYTKQVSWIDPGTYVIIQVDYYDRKKALLKTARFSDYRNVNGVWRIGRIVMTNHQNDKKTILVWENEKIGTGLTDKDFHQRVLKQ; this is translated from the coding sequence ATGCAAAAATGGTTACCGTTCCTGCTGCTCTTTTCGCTGAATGCCTGGGCGATCAGCGCCTACGAGCTCGCACAGAAAACCGATGCCGCGCTGAGCGGCTTCCACGATGCCGTCAGCGAAATGAAAATGACGCTGATCAACGCCAACGGCCAGACCCGCGACCGCACAATGCTGATGAAGGTCCTCGAAGGCAAGGAAGGAGACAAGTCGCTGATGGAGTTCCTCACCCCCGCGGACGTCAAGGGGACCAAATTCCTCAACTACGAACATTTCGACCGCGACGATGACCAGTGGCTCTACCTCCCCGCCCTCAAGCGGGTCAAGCGGATCGCGTCGCGGAACAAGTCGGGCTCTTTCATGGGAAGCGAATTCAGCTACGAGGACCTCGGCGCGTTCAATATCGAAAAGTACACTTACAGCGGCGATGCGGAGACGGTGGAACTCGAAGGGAAATCCTATTACAAAACCGTCCGCATCCCCAAGGAGAAGGACTCCGGCTATACGAAACAGGTGAGCTGGATCGATCCGGGAACCTATGTCATCATACAGGTGGATTATTACGACCGCAAGAAAGCGCTGCTGAAGACGGCCCGTTTCAGTGACTACCGCAACGTGAACGGCGTATGGCGCATCGGCAGGATCGTCATGACCAACCACCAAAACGACAAGAAAACGATCCTTGTCTGGGAAAACGAAAAGATCGGAACCGGCCTGACGGACAAAGATTTCCACCAAAGGGTCCTCAAACAGTGA
- a CDS encoding MMPL family transporter encodes MNIDRFVDGIIRLRWWAALLIPLITLALASQLRYLQFEGSYRIWFGEESPILRQYDDFRSVFGNDDALLIMFRDDHGVFNPKALGVVERITEALWQTTDIARVDSLTNYQYVHSDPEYPDDVIVEDFIGDPSALSPEQLAEKARIAAGEEMIVGRIVSADMKTTMIAARLTPKAGDDPEVSARLKAAGEAIVARESASGYTFHLGGGPILNMAFIHLGEHDVKVFTPFVLLIAMVLLWFIFRRPSGMLLSLSVVIFTFLIVLAVQVLLGYRVNNFTANLPVFVVAIGIADAMHLFWIYLVGRRRGMANRDAIRFSVRKNLLPTLLTSLTTAVGFASLAVSDVIPVKTLGIATATAALLAFVLTILFVPAMLAILNPKVAQSEEEESESHDAFSLGSARFVMRHDRGILLGSLLLFTLIGIGIAWVKVDSNTVRYFKEHVPFRETVTFVQRHLTGPMAYEVVVDSGEKDGIKSPEFMQTVARFTDAFKAEYPAVRHTTSLVDVVEKFNDVMNGSPTIPAERNLIAQYLLLYSLSLPQGMEINDRMDVDERQLRVTASVDIVDTSLDLEMMRWVEAWWAQTPYPARVNGQAAMFAHMQHDVTDTLVESILLAIAAVSLMMLLIFRNLRMIPLFIIPNVLPIALVVGVMGWLGITIDLGVAVSGAIIIGVAVDDTIHFLVKYREARREGESLEAALAYVYHYAGKAIVFTTLILSAAFMIFALSDFVPNVNFGIVTASALVIAVLIDLLMLPAWLSLADSGKRSLIA; translated from the coding sequence ATGAACATCGACCGATTCGTTGACGGCATCATCCGGTTGCGCTGGTGGGCCGCACTGCTGATCCCGCTTATCACCCTGGCCCTCGCCTCGCAGCTGCGCTACCTGCAGTTCGAGGGGAGCTACCGCATCTGGTTCGGTGAGGAGTCCCCCATCCTCAGACAGTATGACGACTTCCGTTCCGTCTTCGGCAACGATGATGCCCTGCTCATCATGTTCCGTGACGATCACGGCGTTTTCAACCCCAAAGCGCTGGGCGTCGTCGAGAGGATCACAGAAGCACTCTGGCAGACGACGGATATCGCCCGGGTCGACTCCCTGACCAACTACCAGTATGTGCACAGCGACCCGGAGTATCCCGACGACGTCATCGTGGAGGATTTCATCGGCGATCCCTCCGCGCTCTCCCCTGAACAGCTGGCCGAAAAGGCGCGCATCGCGGCGGGCGAAGAGATGATCGTCGGGCGGATCGTCAGTGCCGACATGAAAACGACGATGATCGCGGCACGCCTCACCCCCAAAGCCGGGGACGACCCGGAGGTCTCGGCCCGGCTCAAGGCGGCGGGCGAGGCGATTGTGGCCAGGGAGTCGGCCAGCGGCTACACCTTCCACCTGGGCGGCGGCCCGATTCTCAACATGGCCTTCATTCACCTGGGGGAACATGACGTCAAGGTCTTCACCCCCTTCGTTCTGCTGATCGCGATGGTGCTGCTCTGGTTCATTTTCCGCCGCCCCTCGGGGATGCTGCTGAGCCTCTCCGTCGTCATCTTCACCTTCCTCATCGTCCTCGCGGTCCAGGTGCTGCTGGGCTACAGGGTCAACAACTTCACCGCCAACCTCCCCGTCTTCGTCGTCGCCATCGGGATCGCCGACGCCATGCACCTCTTCTGGATCTACCTCGTCGGCCGACGGAGGGGTATGGCCAACCGGGACGCCATCCGCTTCAGCGTGCGCAAGAATCTCCTGCCGACCCTGCTGACCTCCTTGACGACCGCCGTCGGGTTCGCCTCCCTGGCGGTCAGCGACGTCATCCCCGTCAAGACCCTGGGCATCGCGACGGCAACCGCCGCGCTGCTCGCCTTTGTGCTGACGATCCTTTTCGTCCCGGCCATGCTGGCGATCCTCAACCCGAAAGTAGCACAGAGCGAAGAGGAAGAGTCCGAAAGCCATGATGCGTTCTCGCTGGGCAGCGCCCGTTTCGTCATGCGCCACGACCGCGGTATTCTGCTCGGCAGCCTGCTGCTCTTTACGCTGATCGGCATCGGGATCGCCTGGGTGAAGGTCGATTCGAACACGGTGCGCTACTTCAAAGAGCACGTCCCCTTCCGGGAGACGGTGACCTTCGTGCAGCGTCACCTCACCGGGCCAATGGCCTACGAGGTCGTCGTCGATTCGGGGGAGAAGGACGGCATCAAATCCCCCGAATTCATGCAGACGGTGGCCCGCTTCACCGACGCGTTCAAAGCGGAGTACCCCGCAGTGCGCCACACCACTTCCCTCGTCGACGTCGTCGAAAAGTTCAACGACGTCATGAACGGCAGCCCGACCATCCCCGCAGAGCGGAACCTGATCGCCCAGTACCTGCTGCTCTATTCCCTCTCCCTGCCCCAGGGGATGGAGATCAACGACCGTATGGACGTCGACGAACGGCAGCTGCGGGTCACCGCGTCGGTGGACATCGTCGACACCTCCCTGGACCTGGAGATGATGCGGTGGGTCGAAGCGTGGTGGGCACAGACGCCCTATCCCGCCCGGGTCAACGGGCAGGCGGCGATGTTCGCGCATATGCAGCACGACGTCACCGACACGCTGGTCGAATCGATCCTGCTGGCCATCGCGGCGGTCTCTCTGATGATGCTGCTGATCTTCCGCAACCTGCGCATGATTCCCCTCTTTATCATCCCCAACGTCCTGCCCATCGCCCTCGTCGTCGGGGTCATGGGGTGGCTGGGGATCACCATCGACCTCGGTGTCGCGGTCTCGGGGGCCATCATCATCGGGGTGGCGGTGGACGACACCATCCACTTCCTCGTCAAGTACCGCGAAGCACGCCGGGAGGGCGAAAGCCTCGAAGCCGCGCTCGCCTACGTCTACCACTATGCGGGCAAGGCGATCGTCTTTACCACCCTCATCCTCAGCGCCGCCTTTATGATCTTCGCGCTGAGCGATTTCGTCCCCAACGTCAACTTCGGGATCGTCACGGCCTCGGCACTGGTGATCGCCGTCCTCATCGATCTGCTGATGCTCCCCGCGTGGCTCAGCCTCGCCGACAGCGGCAAGCGGAGCCTCATCGCCTGA
- a CDS encoding AAA family ATPase, with product MNEKIHAIKTEIAKVMVGQEALIDALLIGLITDGHILVEGVPGLAKTTAINSLAKALGLGFKRVQFTPDLLPSDIVGTEMYDQRNGAFKVKMGPAFTHLLLADEINRAPAKVQSALLEVMQEHQITIGDETFKLSDPFLVLATQNPVEQEGTYRLPEAQLDRFMLKVLVDYNSFEEEMEIVDRIANRSVGTIMQVAGADDILAMRDEVQNVHVDEAVTRYMMKIIFATREPEKYGVGEIAQYLEYGASPRASINLYKAAKARAYLRGNDFVTPLDVADTVRGVLRHRMVLNYRAEAAGVTADDLIGTIMQTIKLP from the coding sequence ATGAACGAGAAAATCCACGCCATCAAAACCGAGATCGCCAAGGTGATGGTCGGGCAGGAGGCGCTGATCGACGCCCTGCTCATCGGCCTCATCACCGACGGTCACATTCTCGTCGAGGGGGTGCCGGGACTGGCGAAGACGACGGCCATCAACTCCCTGGCCAAAGCGCTCGGGCTGGGCTTCAAACGGGTGCAGTTCACCCCCGACCTGCTCCCCAGCGACATCGTCGGAACCGAGATGTACGACCAGCGCAACGGCGCCTTCAAGGTCAAGATGGGCCCCGCCTTCACCCACCTGCTCCTCGCCGACGAGATCAACCGCGCCCCGGCAAAGGTGCAGTCGGCCCTGCTGGAGGTGATGCAGGAGCACCAGATCACCATCGGGGACGAGACCTTCAAGCTCAGCGACCCCTTTCTCGTCCTCGCGACCCAGAACCCCGTCGAACAGGAGGGGACCTACCGCCTTCCCGAAGCGCAGCTCGACCGCTTCATGCTCAAGGTCCTCGTCGACTACAACAGCTTCGAAGAGGAGATGGAGATCGTCGACCGCATCGCCAACCGGAGCGTCGGGACGATCATGCAGGTCGCCGGTGCCGACGACATCCTCGCCATGCGCGACGAGGTGCAGAATGTTCATGTCGACGAGGCCGTCACCCGCTACATGATGAAGATCATCTTCGCCACCCGTGAGCCGGAGAAGTACGGGGTCGGCGAGATCGCGCAGTACCTCGAGTACGGCGCGAGTCCCCGCGCCTCCATCAACCTCTATAAGGCCGCCAAGGCCCGCGCCTACCTGCGCGGCAACGACTTCGTCACCCCCCTCGACGTCGCCGACACGGTCCGGGGCGTGCTCCGCCACCGCATGGTGCTGAACTACCGGGCCGAAGCCGCCGGCGTCACCGCCGACGACCTCATCGGCACGATCATGCAGACGATCAAGCTCCCCTAA
- a CDS encoding DUF58 domain-containing protein: MLAHKSEEILIRTRRNIFGSNAGGNPSIFAGNGLDFAELKEYTIGDDVRTLNWKVTAREQRPFVNVFNEERELNIVCVFLESGSIFFGSQRFKQEVMAEALSLISYSALKNDDRVSTLVFSDKEEFFLPPTRALGSLHVTIPEVLGRDPLGKRVDFAALVDYLNGRVRQRSLIFLIGDFYGEGIDLSLLARHEVYALIVRDRFEENPALAGEIGLLDAQSMESTSLELSPGLAARYCDALKTRDKALVEHLSAHRIVSTKLYTDEEPFVKLSALFRR, from the coding sequence GTGCTGGCGCACAAGAGCGAAGAGATCCTGATCCGTACCCGCCGCAACATCTTCGGCAGCAATGCCGGGGGGAATCCCAGCATCTTCGCGGGCAACGGGCTGGACTTTGCCGAACTCAAGGAGTACACCATCGGCGATGACGTACGTACCCTCAACTGGAAGGTGACCGCAAGGGAGCAGCGCCCCTTCGTCAATGTCTTCAACGAGGAGCGCGAACTCAACATCGTCTGTGTCTTCCTCGAGAGCGGCAGCATCTTTTTCGGCTCGCAGCGTTTCAAGCAGGAGGTGATGGCCGAAGCCCTCTCGCTCATCTCCTACTCGGCGCTGAAAAACGACGACAGGGTCTCCACCCTCGTCTTCAGTGACAAAGAGGAGTTCTTCCTGCCGCCGACCCGTGCCCTGGGCTCGCTGCACGTCACGATTCCCGAGGTGCTGGGCCGTGACCCCCTGGGCAAGCGGGTCGATTTCGCCGCCCTGGTCGACTACCTCAACGGCCGTGTCCGCCAGCGTTCGCTCATTTTCCTGATCGGCGACTTCTACGGTGAAGGCATAGACCTCTCCCTGCTTGCCCGCCACGAAGTCTACGCTCTCATCGTCCGTGACCGCTTCGAGGAGAACCCCGCCCTTGCCGGCGAAATTGGCCTGCTTGACGCCCAGAGCATGGAGAGTACGAGCCTGGAACTCTCCCCCGGTCTCGCCGCACGCTACTGTGACGCGCTAAAGACGCGGGACAAGGCCCTCGTCGAGCACCTTTCCGCCCACCGCATCGTCTCGACGAAACTCTACACGGACGAAGAGCCCTTCGTGAAGCTCTCCGCACTGTTTCGGAGGTAG
- a CDS encoding TetR/AcrR family transcriptional regulator — MNQDEKRPYHHGNVKESAIETALEMLESEGLEAITLRELSSRIGASRTAIYRHFENKEALIREVILAGFERFDAFFIDIFARTDADVLARFTMMGRAYLAFAVNNPQLYRVLFGPTVRQEREEVCDLEDAEKATGFHALVHLIEAGQNEGVFKKGDPFLLAATVWSTVHGLASLIIDGHLVISDNIDAIFETGNRTLLEGLKS, encoded by the coding sequence ATGAATCAGGATGAAAAGCGGCCGTATCATCACGGCAATGTCAAAGAATCGGCCATTGAAACCGCGCTGGAGATGCTCGAGAGCGAGGGGCTGGAGGCGATTACCCTGCGGGAGCTCTCCTCGCGCATCGGGGCGTCGCGGACGGCGATCTACCGCCACTTCGAGAATAAAGAGGCACTGATCCGTGAGGTGATTCTGGCCGGTTTCGAGCGTTTCGACGCCTTTTTTATCGATATCTTTGCACGGACGGATGCGGATGTGCTGGCCCGTTTCACGATGATGGGGCGCGCCTACCTCGCCTTTGCCGTCAACAACCCGCAGCTCTACCGGGTGCTTTTCGGCCCGACGGTCCGCCAGGAACGCGAAGAGGTGTGCGACCTCGAGGATGCGGAGAAGGCGACGGGGTTCCACGCGCTGGTGCATCTGATCGAAGCGGGGCAGAATGAAGGGGTGTTTAAAAAGGGCGATCCTTTCCTGCTGGCGGCGACGGTCTGGTCGACGGTGCACGGCCTCGCCTCGCTGATTATCGACGGGCACCTGGTGATCAGTGACAACATCGACGCGATTTTCGAAACCGGGAACCGTACGCTGCTCGAGGGGCTGAAATCGTAA